A genome region from Streptomyces sp. NBC_01296 includes the following:
- a CDS encoding cytochrome P450 family protein, with protein sequence MPDRNTHDRQGRDHQGRDREHAEVLADDWQDRAHEVYGSRRQDGGIRYLRYPGPGAVEGWVVTGHAEAKALLADPRLSKNQAAQRFGRHIGLTEGPGAAMFSHMLNADPPDHTRLRKLVQKAFTARRTASLRPLVEQLVGGLLDALEGKAEAELISEFALPLPVAVVFELFGASEADHEILRIRGNSIGGGQGDGEVSVFTAENMLGYLRALIALKRETPDDDGLLSALLTDGDEDGDALTEDEITSMSFLLFVAGHQTTVNLVANGIHALLTHPDQLAALRADPELVHGAVEEALRYESPSGLASFRYATERIKVGAVTIQKGEFVQISLLGADRDPAVFADPDRFDIGRADVGRHLAFGHGIHHCLGAPLARLQGEIALTRILERFPRLRLHEAHEARWQSNPRHRGLLSLPVRLS encoded by the coding sequence ATGCCTGACCGCAACACCCACGACCGCCAGGGCCGTGACCACCAGGGCCGTGACCGCGAGCACGCCGAGGTCCTGGCCGACGACTGGCAGGACCGCGCCCACGAGGTCTACGGGAGCCGGCGGCAGGACGGAGGCATCCGCTACCTGCGCTACCCCGGCCCCGGAGCTGTCGAGGGCTGGGTCGTCACCGGCCACGCGGAGGCGAAGGCCCTCCTGGCCGACCCGCGGCTGTCGAAGAACCAGGCCGCGCAGCGGTTCGGCCGGCACATCGGGCTCACCGAAGGGCCCGGAGCGGCGATGTTCTCGCACATGCTCAATGCCGACCCGCCCGACCACACCCGGCTGCGCAAGCTCGTCCAGAAGGCGTTCACCGCCCGCCGCACCGCGAGCCTGCGGCCCTTGGTCGAACAGCTCGTCGGCGGGCTGCTCGACGCCCTGGAGGGGAAGGCCGAGGCCGAGCTGATCTCGGAGTTCGCCCTCCCGCTGCCGGTCGCGGTCGTCTTCGAGCTGTTCGGCGCCTCCGAAGCGGACCACGAGATCCTCCGGATACGGGGCAACAGCATCGGCGGCGGCCAGGGCGACGGCGAGGTCTCCGTCTTCACGGCGGAGAACATGCTCGGCTACCTGCGCGCCCTCATCGCCCTCAAGCGCGAGACCCCGGACGACGACGGGCTGCTGTCCGCCCTGCTCACAGACGGGGACGAGGACGGCGACGCCCTCACCGAGGACGAGATCACCTCCATGTCCTTCCTCCTCTTCGTCGCCGGCCACCAGACCACGGTCAACCTCGTCGCCAACGGCATCCACGCCCTGCTCACCCACCCCGACCAGCTCGCCGCCCTGCGCGCCGACCCGGAGCTGGTGCACGGCGCGGTCGAGGAGGCCCTGCGCTACGAGTCCCCGTCCGGCCTCGCGTCGTTCCGCTACGCCACCGAGCGCATCAAGGTGGGCGCAGTGACCATCCAGAAGGGCGAGTTCGTCCAGATCTCGCTGCTCGGCGCCGACCGGGACCCGGCCGTGTTCGCCGACCCCGACCGGTTCGACATCGGCCGGGCCGACGTGGGCCGCCACCTCGCCTTCGGCCACGGCATCCACCACTGCCTCGGGGCGCCGCTCGCCCGCCTGCAGGGCGAGATCGCCCTCACCCGGATCCTCGAGCGCTTCCCCCGCCTGCGGCTGCACGAGGCGCACGAGGCGCGGTGGCAGTCCAACCCCCGCCACCGCGGGCTCCTCAGCCTGCCCGTACGGCTGAGCTGA
- a CDS encoding cytochrome P450: MPATPLTRARTRRATVFAPRLQALIDDHLGKDLVRLESDTIGIAGAELSDRILAARKATETERPTFKPLHGRSISKTEASSVMRTIGKDVRKALESPIPHDTDLSGPWPLTGHNFLRDLILRDDPARLRILMSRTLEIDPKLTWSTIVAGAALPRRPRPGPHLTHIGSLFAEAEGYHDRRYAMGMYRRAAAPVCFTVSTLVANALWLGSPFDDGDSNRNVLYEAMRLLPPSWNLLRNRSPEYPALDSRIGSGDDVLVLPLLTHRDPALWEAPQEFRPARWDTLDPDATPGYMPFGHASERCWGRHMVMPLAELLLDHIRRTGLVVAPGQRTADVPLVGLLGVKTVHVGHKDRVHHA, translated from the coding sequence ATGCCAGCCACGCCCCTGACGCGTGCGCGTACGCGCCGTGCCACCGTATTCGCCCCACGACTCCAGGCACTCATCGACGACCACCTAGGAAAAGACCTCGTCCGGCTGGAGTCGGACACCATCGGAATTGCCGGAGCGGAACTCTCCGACAGGATTCTCGCCGCGCGAAAAGCCACGGAGACCGAGCGGCCGACATTCAAGCCCCTGCACGGCCGGTCCATTTCCAAGACCGAGGCCTCTTCCGTGATGCGCACCATCGGCAAGGACGTGCGCAAAGCCCTGGAGAGCCCGATACCCCACGACACGGACCTGTCGGGGCCGTGGCCCCTCACCGGCCACAACTTCCTCCGGGATCTGATCCTGCGCGACGACCCCGCGCGGCTGCGGATCCTGATGTCCCGGACGCTGGAGATCGACCCGAAGCTGACCTGGTCGACGATCGTCGCCGGAGCCGCGCTCCCGCGCCGGCCCCGGCCCGGCCCGCACCTGACCCACATCGGCAGCCTGTTCGCCGAGGCCGAGGGGTACCACGACCGCCGGTACGCCATGGGCATGTACCGGCGCGCGGCCGCTCCCGTCTGCTTCACCGTCTCCACCCTCGTCGCGAACGCCCTGTGGCTCGGCTCCCCGTTCGACGACGGCGACTCGAACCGGAACGTCCTCTACGAGGCGATGCGGCTGCTGCCGCCCTCCTGGAACCTGCTGCGCAACCGCAGCCCCGAGTACCCCGCCCTCGACTCGCGCATCGGGTCCGGCGACGACGTACTCGTGCTGCCGCTGCTCACGCACCGCGACCCCGCCCTGTGGGAGGCCCCGCAGGAGTTCCGGCCCGCCCGGTGGGACACCCTCGACCCGGACGCCACCCCCGGGTACATGCCGTTCGGCCACGCGAGCGAGCGCTGCTGGGGGCGGCACATGGTCATGCCGCTGGCGGAACTCCTGCTCGACCACATCCGCCGGACCGGACTCGTCGTCGCCCCCGGCCAGCGCACCGCCGACGTGCCGCTCGTCGGCCTCCTCGGGGTGAAGACCGTCCACGTCGGCCACAAGGACCGGGTGCACCATGCCTGA
- a CDS encoding terpene synthase family protein, with protein MTQPFHLPDFYVPYPARLNPHLEAARTHTRRWARDFGMLEGSGVWTQKDLDSHDYALLCSYTHPDCDGDALDLVTDWYVWVFFFDDHFLEVYKRTQDREGAKKYLDGLAAFMPMDLADGFPEPSNPVEAGLKDLWSRTVPAMSMDWRERFSESTRNLLNESMWELHNINIGRVANPLEYIEMRRKVGGAPWSAGLIEYVSAEVPARVAHARPLEVLRDAFSDAVHIRNDIFSYQREVEQEGELSNAVLVLETFLKCSTQEAADLSNDLLTSRLQQFEYTALAEVPALAARYGLGPVEQASVLAYAKGLQDWQSGGHEWHMVSSRYMNEEARAGAAAPLTLPFMPSGPGAAALDLRSVFTPRAMDMRRRSFTHVPFQKVGPSLLPEFHMPFPLTLSPHLDRARRELVVWCREMGLLHPQPGDPGSDIWDEAKLVGMDFALCSAGIDPDATPEALSLSAQWLAWGTYADDYYPKVFGGSKSPGAARAATDRLISMIPVDPAEAPEPVTAMERSLKELWARTVAGMSAAMRAEFRGHVIGMLDSWVWEIGNAVVNRIPDPVDYAEMRRFTFGSYMTMFLAKLGHEGDGVPPEVYRDGVMRSLESAAADVGCIVNDLHSYQKEIEVEGEVHNHVLVTQNFFDIGYPQAFSIVADLLEQRTREFEHIRDHQLPVLYEDHGLDRQARASLDAYVRELEDWMVAVLNWHQSVRRYRDEDLHPKPTGLTPGAWSSSFGMSAARISLPA; from the coding sequence GTGACACAGCCGTTTCACCTGCCGGACTTCTACGTGCCCTATCCGGCGCGACTGAACCCGCACCTGGAGGCCGCGAGAACGCACACCCGGCGGTGGGCCCGCGACTTCGGGATGCTGGAGGGATCCGGCGTCTGGACGCAGAAGGACCTGGACTCGCACGACTACGCGCTGCTGTGCTCGTACACCCACCCCGACTGCGACGGCGACGCGCTGGACCTGGTCACCGACTGGTACGTGTGGGTGTTCTTCTTCGACGACCACTTCCTCGAGGTCTACAAGCGCACCCAGGACCGCGAGGGTGCCAAGAAGTACCTCGACGGGCTGGCCGCCTTCATGCCGATGGACCTCGCCGACGGGTTCCCCGAGCCCTCGAACCCGGTCGAGGCGGGCCTCAAGGACCTGTGGTCGCGGACCGTGCCCGCGATGTCGATGGACTGGCGGGAACGATTCTCCGAGTCGACGAGGAACCTCCTCAACGAGTCGATGTGGGAGCTCCACAACATCAACATCGGCCGGGTGGCCAACCCGCTCGAGTACATCGAGATGCGCCGCAAGGTCGGCGGCGCCCCCTGGTCCGCGGGGCTGATCGAGTACGTGTCGGCCGAGGTGCCGGCGCGGGTCGCGCACGCCCGCCCGCTCGAGGTGCTGCGCGACGCCTTCTCCGACGCGGTGCACATCCGCAACGACATCTTCTCCTACCAGCGCGAGGTGGAGCAGGAGGGCGAACTCTCCAACGCCGTCCTGGTCCTGGAGACCTTCCTGAAGTGCAGCACCCAGGAGGCCGCCGACCTGTCGAACGACCTGCTGACCTCGCGGCTCCAGCAGTTCGAGTACACCGCCCTCGCCGAGGTCCCCGCGCTCGCCGCCCGGTACGGGCTCGGCCCCGTCGAGCAGGCGTCCGTACTCGCGTACGCGAAGGGCCTGCAGGACTGGCAGTCCGGCGGCCACGAATGGCACATGGTCTCCAGCCGCTACATGAACGAGGAGGCCAGGGCAGGGGCGGCGGCCCCGCTCACCCTGCCCTTCATGCCCAGCGGGCCCGGAGCCGCCGCCCTCGACCTGCGCTCGGTGTTCACCCCCCGCGCCATGGACATGCGCCGGCGCAGCTTCACGCACGTGCCGTTCCAGAAGGTGGGCCCTTCGCTGCTGCCCGAGTTCCACATGCCGTTCCCGCTCACGCTCAGCCCCCACCTGGACCGGGCGCGCCGGGAACTGGTCGTCTGGTGCCGGGAGATGGGCCTGCTGCACCCGCAGCCCGGCGACCCCGGCTCCGACATCTGGGACGAGGCCAAGCTGGTCGGCATGGACTTCGCGCTGTGCTCGGCGGGCATCGACCCCGACGCCACGCCCGAGGCACTGAGCCTGAGTGCGCAGTGGCTGGCCTGGGGCACGTACGCGGACGACTACTACCCCAAGGTCTTCGGCGGCTCGAAGTCACCCGGCGCGGCCCGGGCGGCGACCGACCGGCTGATCTCCATGATCCCGGTCGACCCGGCCGAGGCCCCGGAGCCGGTCACCGCGATGGAGCGGAGCCTGAAGGAGCTGTGGGCCCGCACCGTTGCCGGGATGAGCGCTGCGATGCGCGCGGAGTTCCGCGGGCACGTGATCGGGATGCTGGACAGCTGGGTCTGGGAGATCGGCAATGCCGTCGTGAACCGGATTCCGGACCCGGTCGACTACGCCGAGATGCGCCGCTTCACGTTCGGCTCGTACATGACGATGTTCCTGGCCAAACTCGGCCACGAGGGCGACGGCGTCCCGCCCGAGGTCTACCGGGACGGCGTGATGCGCTCGCTGGAGAGCGCGGCGGCGGACGTCGGGTGCATCGTCAACGACCTCCACTCGTACCAGAAGGAGATCGAGGTCGAGGGCGAGGTCCACAACCATGTCCTCGTCACCCAGAACTTCTTCGACATCGGCTACCCGCAGGCGTTCTCGATCGTCGCCGACCTGCTGGAGCAGCGCACCCGGGAGTTCGAGCACATCCGGGACCACCAACTGCCGGTGCTGTACGAGGACCACGGCCTGGACCGGCAGGCGCGCGCCTCGCTCGACGCGTACGTGCGGGAGCTGGAGGACTGGATGGTCGCCGTCCTCAACTGGCACCAGAGCGTGCGCCGTTACCGCGACGAGGATCTGCACCCGAAGCCCACCGGGCTGACCCCCGGAGCCTGGAGCTCCTCCTTCGGCATGTCGGCGGCCCGCATCTCCCTGCCCGCCTGA
- a CDS encoding nSTAND1 domain-containing NTPase produces the protein MAVVSADGEPGPDGDRTRGLPSAVAQVLGPDGAVAGAGFLVAEDIVVTCAHVVEGAGGGPGESVRLAFPHAAGAPRAEGQVLVEPWRAPEDEDVAVVRLSTTPAGVEALPLGSAAGCRGHDVCSYGFPAQAPPGGHWGYGRAGDLLSAVEGRGVHLQLTRANDLTTGFSGGPVLDEKTGLVIGMLTEITATDEHGRGLGIAYATPTQVLREVWPALAEQEVCPYRGLEPFTAEHARWFEGRKDAVRQVLDGLFRHQRLTLLLGPSGSGKSSLIQAGVLRALAAGERGSDRWLPVIARPRQDLPAELERAGLPGAATAGLAAAVTRRLASEPGAQRVVLVIDQFEELLTQPADSERQKRGLAVVDQITAEVHAYSELSVVLIMRDDFYPRLAALAPQLLEAATPGLLNVPGTLSRQDLHDIITLPAQDVGLRLQPGLAEQIIIDVLATTREGAVAHQVPATVLPLLELTLSQLWQRRQDGYLTHDAYQRIGGVTGSLTTWCDTALNRLPAGHRTIAQRILTSLVRPADPNHDIPATRAQIPLDELRDLAASPDDGPGGDKAVDDVIAALTRHRIITTQTLRSPRHPDAPPGQPVAELIHDALIRDWGKLRDWVAQDHRFHEWLDHTREQRDRWADKADPGDLLGGTALAEGLEWSQQRRLPGGIAAFLAASQDRQQAVIRRSRRLIAVLAGFLALALIAAGGALWQWRAANTERQEALSRQLAAQSHTFIRTNPELASLLAVQAYRHSPTAESLESLRTAAALPLNRRLSGHTQTVTSVAFSPDGRTLATGSDDHSVRLWDVTTGRPRNRLTGHTDQVYSVAFSPDGKFLASAGRDGGVRLWNAAAGEPYATLSGHTDAVSSVAFGPDGRTLATASYDGSVRLWDVVAGKRGHTLDAGEVNSVAFSPDGKTLATGGSQDEVQLWDVTTGGPRSKLAGHTDGVRAVTFSPDGKTLATTGNDVTVRLWDVASDRLRSSLDANAFSVAFSPDSKTLATADEDHAVRLWDVATGATTASLAGHTDEVHAVSFSPDGKTLASAGTDRTVRLWNVATDATVTTLAGHTESVTAVAFSPDGKTLATAGVDHTARLWDAVTGRPRTQLTGHTDVVTSVAFSPDGKTLATGSYDGSAWLWDLATGRPRTQLTGFIGGVDSVAFSPDGKTLATGGPDPTVRLWDVATGRPRAELLGHTDRVRSVAFSPDGKTLATGSHDYTARLWDPATGKLRNTLVGHTGAVRSVAFGPDGKTLATGSHDYTARLWDPATGKLRNTLVGHTNQVYDVAFSPDGSRVATTSIDYTARLWNVAGKAEVTLLWHTASVLSAAFSPDGKTLATGSTDRTARLWHVVLMEPEAAIGKICRVVGRDLTPAERTAHLPGRSTGPVCPAGSP, from the coding sequence ATGGCGGTGGTCAGCGCCGACGGGGAGCCCGGGCCCGACGGCGACCGCACCCGAGGATTGCCCTCTGCCGTGGCCCAGGTCCTCGGACCGGACGGGGCGGTGGCCGGGGCGGGCTTCCTGGTCGCCGAAGACATCGTCGTCACCTGTGCGCACGTCGTCGAGGGCGCGGGCGGCGGACCCGGCGAGAGCGTACGGCTGGCCTTCCCCCACGCGGCGGGTGCGCCCCGCGCCGAGGGGCAGGTCCTGGTCGAGCCGTGGCGGGCCCCTGAGGACGAGGACGTGGCCGTCGTACGCCTGAGCACCACCCCGGCGGGTGTGGAGGCGCTGCCGCTGGGCTCGGCGGCGGGCTGCCGGGGCCACGACGTGTGCTCGTACGGGTTCCCCGCCCAGGCCCCGCCGGGCGGCCACTGGGGCTACGGCAGGGCCGGCGATCTGCTGTCGGCCGTCGAGGGCAGGGGCGTACACCTGCAGTTGACCCGCGCCAACGACCTGACCACCGGGTTCAGCGGCGGGCCGGTCCTCGACGAGAAGACCGGCCTGGTCATCGGCATGCTCACCGAGATCACGGCCACGGACGAGCACGGCAGGGGGCTGGGCATCGCCTATGCCACGCCGACGCAGGTCCTGCGGGAGGTCTGGCCGGCGCTGGCCGAGCAGGAGGTGTGTCCCTACCGGGGGCTGGAGCCGTTCACGGCGGAACACGCCCGGTGGTTCGAAGGCCGGAAGGACGCGGTACGGCAGGTACTGGACGGCCTGTTCCGGCACCAGCGGCTGACACTGCTGCTCGGCCCCTCCGGCTCAGGGAAATCCTCACTGATCCAGGCCGGTGTCCTGCGTGCGCTGGCCGCGGGCGAGCGGGGCAGCGACCGCTGGCTGCCCGTCATCGCCCGCCCCAGGCAGGACCTGCCGGCCGAACTCGAACGCGCCGGGCTGCCCGGGGCCGCCACTGCCGGACTCGCCGCGGCCGTGACCCGCCGACTGGCGTCCGAACCCGGGGCTCAACGTGTCGTGCTGGTCATCGACCAGTTCGAAGAGCTCCTCACCCAGCCGGCCGACAGTGAACGGCAGAAGCGGGGCCTGGCCGTCGTGGACCAGATCACCGCGGAGGTCCATGCGTACAGCGAGCTCAGCGTCGTCCTGATCATGCGCGACGACTTCTACCCCCGCTTGGCCGCCTTGGCTCCCCAGCTCCTGGAAGCCGCGACGCCCGGACTCCTCAACGTTCCGGGCACCCTGAGCCGGCAGGACTTGCACGACATCATCACCCTGCCCGCCCAGGACGTGGGGCTCCGCTTGCAGCCGGGGCTGGCCGAGCAGATCATCATCGACGTCCTCGCCACGACCCGCGAGGGAGCGGTGGCCCACCAGGTGCCCGCCACGGTACTGCCCCTGCTCGAGCTGACCCTCAGCCAGCTGTGGCAGCGACGCCAGGACGGATACCTCACCCACGACGCCTACCAGCGCATCGGCGGAGTCACCGGCAGCCTGACGACCTGGTGCGACACGGCCCTCAACCGGCTGCCCGCCGGTCACCGGACCATCGCCCAGCGGATCCTGACCTCCCTGGTGCGCCCGGCCGACCCGAACCACGACATCCCGGCCACCCGTGCCCAGATCCCGCTCGACGAGCTGCGCGACCTCGCGGCGAGCCCCGACGACGGTCCCGGCGGAGACAAGGCCGTCGACGACGTCATCGCGGCACTCACACGCCATCGCATCATCACCACCCAGACGCTCCGCTCCCCCCGGCACCCCGATGCCCCTCCCGGGCAGCCGGTGGCCGAGCTGATCCATGACGCACTCATCCGCGACTGGGGCAAACTGCGGGACTGGGTCGCCCAAGACCACCGTTTCCACGAATGGCTGGACCACACCCGGGAACAGCGCGACCGCTGGGCCGACAAAGCCGACCCAGGAGACCTCCTCGGGGGCACGGCGCTGGCGGAAGGCCTCGAATGGTCGCAGCAACGCCGTCTCCCGGGGGGCATTGCAGCCTTCCTCGCCGCGAGCCAGGACCGCCAGCAGGCCGTCATCCGGCGCAGCAGACGCCTCATCGCGGTGCTGGCAGGCTTCCTGGCCCTCGCCCTGATCGCCGCGGGCGGAGCACTGTGGCAGTGGCGGGCGGCCAACACCGAGAGGCAAGAGGCCTTGTCTCGGCAGCTGGCGGCCCAGTCACACACGTTCATCAGGACGAACCCGGAACTCGCCTCCCTGCTGGCTGTCCAGGCCTATCGCCACAGCCCGACCGCGGAATCACTCGAAAGCCTGCGCACTGCCGCAGCCCTCCCGCTGAACCGCCGCTTGTCGGGCCACACCCAGACGGTGACCTCGGTGGCGTTCAGCCCCGACGGCAGAACGCTCGCCACCGGCAGTGACGACCACTCCGTGCGGCTGTGGGATGTGACGACCGGCCGACCCCGCAACAGACTGACCGGACACACGGACCAGGTGTATTCCGTGGCGTTCAGCCCCGACGGCAAGTTCCTCGCCAGCGCCGGCCGCGACGGCGGAGTACGGCTGTGGAACGCGGCGGCCGGGGAGCCCTACGCCACCCTCAGCGGCCATACCGACGCGGTGTCCTCGGTGGCGTTCGGTCCCGACGGCAGAACCCTGGCGACGGCCAGTTACGACGGCAGCGTGCGGCTGTGGGACGTGGTCGCCGGGAAGAGGGGCCACACCCTGGATGCCGGCGAGGTGAATTCGGTTGCGTTCAGCCCGGACGGCAAGACCCTCGCCACCGGGGGCTCGCAGGACGAGGTGCAACTGTGGGACGTGACGACCGGCGGACCCCGCAGCAAACTGGCCGGACACACCGACGGGGTGAGGGCGGTGACGTTCAGCCCGGACGGCAAAACCCTGGCCACCACGGGCAATGACGTCACCGTGAGACTGTGGGATGTCGCCAGCGACCGGCTCCGCAGCTCCCTGGACGCGAACGCGTTCTCGGTGGCGTTCAGCCCTGACAGCAAGACCCTCGCCACCGCTGATGAAGACCACGCCGTACGGCTGTGGGACGTGGCCACCGGGGCGACCACCGCCAGTCTGGCCGGACATACGGACGAGGTGCATGCGGTGTCGTTCAGCCCCGACGGCAAAACCCTCGCCAGCGCCGGCACCGACCGCACGGTACGGCTGTGGAACGTGGCCACCGATGCGACGGTCACGACGCTGGCAGGACACACGGAGTCGGTCACCGCGGTGGCGTTCAGTCCTGACGGCAAGACCCTCGCCACGGCCGGCGTCGACCACACCGCGCGGCTGTGGGACGCGGTCACCGGCCGACCCCGTACCCAACTCACCGGACACACGGACGTGGTCACCTCGGTGGCGTTCAGCCCTGACGGCAAGACCCTCGCCACCGGCAGCTACGACGGCAGCGCGTGGCTGTGGGACCTGGCCACCGGCCGGCCCCGCACCCAACTCACCGGGTTCATCGGCGGGGTGGACTCGGTGGCGTTCAGCCCCGACGGCAAGACCCTGGCCACCGGAGGTCCCGACCCCACGGTGCGATTGTGGGACGTCGCCACCGGCAGGCCGCGGGCCGAACTCCTCGGGCACACCGACCGGGTACGTTCGGTGGCGTTCAGCCCTGACGGGAAAACCCTCGCCACCGGCAGCCACGACTACACCGCACGCCTGTGGGATCCGGCAACGGGCAAGCTCCGCAACACCCTGGTCGGGCACACCGGCGCCGTACGTTCCGTGGCGTTCGGCCCCGACGGGAAAACCCTCGCCACCGGCAGCCACGACTACACCGCACGCCTGTGGGATCCGGCAACGGGCAAGCTCCGCAACACCCTGGTCGGGCACACCAACCAGGTCTACGACGTGGCGTTCAGCCCTGACGGCAGCAGGGTTGCCACCACCAGCATCGACTACACCGCCAGGCTGTGGAACGTGGCCGGCAAGGCCGAAGTCACCCTTCTCTGGCACACCGCTTCGGTCCTCTCGGCGGCATTCAGCCCCGATGGCAAGACCCTCGCCACCGGCAGCACCGACAGGACGGCGAGGCTGTGGCACGTCGTCCTCATGGAGCCCGAGGCCGCCATCGGGAAGATCTGCCGCGTCGTCGGCCGCGACCTCACCCCCGCAGAGCGGACGGCACACCTGCCGGGCCGATCCACGGGCCCAGTCTGCCCGGCAGGCTCACCCTGA
- a CDS encoding YncE family protein, with protein sequence MSRTARTARTARTARTPVRTLLAGCALVAASLAGGPASASAPAAAAGPGVREVLFVGNNWEGTADVLASTGDLAKVGRINMIPDKEERLREIYLNPIKLGFFLGIRNTAGEGHDQFVDDMYTTPDGTAVVASRPSFADVVSIDVRTGRVNWRFPVAGYRSDHMAVSPDGTRVAVSASTANTVHVLDIATGQQLGSFPTGDKPHENTFSRDGRYLWNSSIGDVTSALDAPWLDWTKGDRKLTVVDAQTFRTVRVIDMRQRLDAFGRSDLSDAVRPMSFSPDESKLYFQVSFFNGVVEYDVAADRITRIKELPRNPATNADRTTWVNDSRHHGMSMSPDGAKLCIAGTMDDYATVVDRATLAEGPLVQADKPYWATVDGDGTACVISESGADRVTAIDFATGTKRVSVPVGDHPQRVRLGHVPTGWTGPQAR encoded by the coding sequence ATGTCCAGGACCGCACGCACCGCCCGCACGGCCCGCACCGCCCGTACCCCCGTACGTACGCTCCTCGCCGGTTGCGCGCTGGTCGCGGCCTCGCTGGCGGGAGGCCCCGCCTCGGCTTCCGCACCGGCTGCCGCCGCCGGCCCGGGCGTCCGCGAGGTGCTGTTCGTCGGCAACAACTGGGAGGGGACCGCCGATGTGCTCGCCTCCACCGGCGACCTCGCCAAGGTCGGCCGGATCAACATGATCCCCGACAAGGAGGAGCGGCTCCGGGAGATCTACCTCAATCCGATCAAGCTGGGCTTCTTCCTCGGCATCCGCAACACCGCGGGCGAGGGCCACGACCAGTTCGTGGACGACATGTACACCACGCCGGACGGCACCGCCGTGGTCGCCTCCCGCCCCAGCTTCGCCGACGTCGTCTCGATCGACGTGCGGACGGGCCGGGTGAACTGGCGCTTCCCCGTCGCCGGCTACCGCTCCGACCACATGGCGGTCTCACCGGACGGCACCCGCGTCGCCGTCTCCGCCTCCACCGCCAACACCGTGCACGTCCTGGACATCGCCACCGGGCAGCAGCTCGGCTCCTTCCCGACCGGTGACAAACCGCACGAGAACACCTTCAGCCGTGACGGCCGCTACCTGTGGAACAGCTCCATCGGGGACGTCACCTCCGCGCTCGACGCGCCGTGGCTGGACTGGACGAAGGGCGACCGGAAGCTCACCGTCGTCGACGCGCAGACCTTCCGTACGGTCCGCGTGATCGACATGCGCCAGCGGCTGGACGCCTTCGGCCGCTCGGACCTGTCCGACGCCGTCCGCCCCATGTCGTTCAGCCCCGACGAGTCCAAGCTCTACTTCCAGGTGTCCTTCTTCAACGGGGTCGTCGAGTACGACGTGGCCGCCGACCGGATCACCCGGATCAAGGAGCTGCCCCGCAACCCCGCCACCAACGCGGACCGCACCACCTGGGTCAACGACTCCCGCCACCACGGCATGTCCATGAGCCCGGACGGGGCCAAGCTCTGCATCGCGGGCACCATGGACGACTACGCCACCGTCGTGGACCGCGCCACCCTCGCCGAGGGGCCGCTGGTCCAGGCCGACAAGCCGTACTGGGCCACCGTCGACGGGGACGGCACGGCCTGCGTGATCTCCGAGAGCGGCGCCGACCGGGTCACCGCCATCGACTTCGCCACCGGCACCAAGCGGGTCTCCGTCCCGGTCGGCGACCACCCCCAGCGCGTCCGCCTCGGCCACGTCCCGACGGGCTGGACGGGGCCGCAGGCCCGGTAG